Proteins encoded together in one Synechococcus sp. BL107 window:
- the cutA gene encoding divalent-cation tolerance protein CutA has protein sequence MAESNSLMLVLTTEGDAIRAKALARSLLERRLVACVSLQSTEALYYWEGEIQMDGEVQLLMKTTADRLERLQQVLGELHSYDTPEWLCWPATPSPAYGRWAMGVLSSDGY, from the coding sequence ATGGCTGAGTCGAATTCTTTGATGTTGGTGCTCACAACGGAGGGTGATGCAATTCGAGCCAAAGCGTTAGCCCGTTCGCTTCTCGAACGACGGCTTGTGGCCTGTGTGAGCTTGCAATCCACGGAAGCTCTTTATTACTGGGAGGGGGAGATCCAGATGGATGGTGAGGTGCAACTTCTGATGAAAACAACGGCTGATCGCCTGGAGAGGCTTCAGCAGGTGCTTGGAGAGTTACACAGCTACGACACCCCCGAATGGTTGTGTTGGCCAGCGACGCCTTCGCCGGCCTATGGACGCTGGGCGATGGGGGTTCTCAGCTCAGATGGGTACTGA
- a CDS encoding dihydroorotase → MDKTLLLDPVRILRGIGQSVEQGAVLVEEGILTAFDGDARQKAKALGLTPTEASEQLVAPCLVDPHSVLETPFSGDQETIESLRRCAASAGYGQVALLPRGRTWRDQPECLQGFSKDPKNGVQLHLWGGFSQGGTSEQLAPHGDLLEHGAIGLADDDALISPQLLEQGLVLGEMGSCPILVAPRDPALQGAGMVREGVETLRAGWPPDPLSSEMLPISQLMALHQRHRDRQLRLMNLSTAAAVEQLVAFGDHPPLSSVNWWHLLADRNGLAAGNPGWRVRPSLGGSKDRERLIDAVLSQTITAISVHAVSLDDEDMLLPPDQRPPGLCGHHLVLPALWDALVRQRNTPVERLWQALSFGPSALIDQPPEELRLGSRRWLLFDPNHQWTVRRDDPHAPRGANMPYLGQVLTGRVIACGLNR, encoded by the coding sequence ATGGACAAGACCCTTCTGCTCGATCCGGTTCGCATCTTGCGAGGCATCGGACAGTCGGTTGAGCAGGGGGCGGTGCTGGTTGAAGAGGGCATCCTTACGGCGTTTGACGGCGACGCCCGTCAGAAGGCCAAGGCCCTAGGGCTAACGCCCACAGAAGCGTCTGAGCAGCTGGTGGCACCATGCTTAGTCGATCCCCATTCCGTTCTGGAAACACCCTTCAGTGGTGATCAGGAAACGATTGAAAGCCTGCGGCGTTGCGCTGCTTCAGCCGGCTATGGGCAGGTGGCTCTGTTGCCCCGCGGCCGAACATGGCGCGACCAACCGGAATGCCTTCAGGGCTTTTCCAAAGACCCCAAAAATGGCGTTCAACTTCATCTTTGGGGAGGATTCAGCCAAGGCGGAACATCCGAACAGTTGGCGCCCCATGGTGACTTGCTCGAACACGGCGCTATCGGATTAGCCGACGACGACGCCCTGATTTCACCCCAGTTACTGGAACAGGGCTTGGTCCTTGGAGAAATGGGCAGTTGTCCGATTCTCGTCGCCCCGCGAGACCCCGCCTTACAGGGCGCTGGCATGGTGCGGGAGGGGGTCGAGACGTTGCGGGCTGGATGGCCACCAGACCCCTTGAGCAGTGAAATGCTCCCCATCAGCCAATTGATGGCGTTGCATCAACGCCATCGCGATCGACAATTGCGCCTGATGAACCTGTCCACCGCTGCAGCAGTGGAGCAGCTCGTGGCCTTCGGAGACCATCCGCCACTAAGCAGCGTCAACTGGTGGCATCTCCTTGCAGATCGCAATGGTCTGGCAGCAGGCAATCCTGGCTGGAGGGTTCGCCCCTCCCTGGGGGGAAGCAAGGACCGAGAACGGCTTATTGATGCAGTGCTCAGTCAAACCATCACGGCGATTTCAGTTCATGCGGTGTCCCTCGATGACGAGGACATGCTGTTACCCCCGGATCAGCGACCTCCAGGGCTATGCGGCCATCACCTTGTTCTACCGGCCCTTTGGGATGCCCTTGTTCGGCAGCGGAACACGCCCGTTGAACGCCTTTGGCAGGCCTTGAGTTTTGGCCCATCAGCCCTGATCGATCAACCACCGGAAGAACTACGCCTTGGCAGTCGACGTTGGCTCCTCTTTGATCCCAACCATCAATGGACCGTCCGCAGGGACGACCCCCATGCTCCCCGGGGGGCCAACATGCCGTACCTAGGGCAAGTGCTGACAGGACGCGTGATCGCCTGCGGACTTAATCGCTGA
- the lepB gene encoding signal peptidase I, whose protein sequence is MSSKVSAIWEFWAPFLFTVSIYLLIRQFAFEARYIPSGSMLPGLQVGDKLIVEKLSYKAKSPRRGDIVVFNSPSAFDPVWKLDAGRPDPLKCGLVTFPGVSWVVDRVLVQRYPECEAWIKRVVGVPGDVIEVNAQGQVSINGKKFEEPYVSNFCMTDRGMPGCKGLYASVPKGNVVVLGDNRRNSQDARRWPGGPFLPDDQIIGRAVFRFWPPARIGPLSD, encoded by the coding sequence GTGTCAAGCAAAGTCAGTGCCATTTGGGAGTTCTGGGCCCCCTTTCTATTCACTGTTTCCATCTATCTCCTGATTCGGCAGTTTGCCTTTGAAGCGCGTTACATCCCATCGGGGTCGATGCTTCCAGGCTTGCAGGTCGGCGACAAATTGATCGTTGAAAAGCTGTCTTACAAAGCGAAGTCTCCACGCCGAGGTGACATCGTTGTGTTCAATTCACCCAGTGCATTTGATCCGGTTTGGAAGCTGGATGCCGGCCGCCCGGATCCCTTGAAGTGTGGATTGGTCACCTTCCCAGGGGTGAGCTGGGTCGTCGATCGGGTGCTTGTGCAGCGTTATCCAGAGTGCGAAGCATGGATCAAGCGTGTTGTTGGGGTGCCTGGTGATGTCATCGAGGTCAATGCTCAAGGGCAGGTCTCGATTAACGGCAAGAAATTTGAGGAGCCTTACGTCTCTAATTTCTGCATGACCGACCGTGGAATGCCCGGTTGCAAGGGACTGTATGCATCAGTCCCGAAGGGCAACGTGGTGGTTCTTGGCGATAACCGGCGGAATAGTCAGGACGCCCGTCGCTGGCCAGGGGGACCCTTTCTTCCTGATGATCAAATTATTGGGCGGGCGGTGTTCCGGTTCTGGCCTCCGGCTCGCATTGGCCCCCTCAGCGATTAA
- a CDS encoding adenylosuccinate synthase — MSLANVVVIGAQWGDEGKGKITDLLSRSADVVVRYQGGVNAGHTIVVDGRVLKLHLIPSGILYPDTICLIGPGTVVDPKVMLGELDMLLANDIDISGLQLASSAHVTMPYHRLLDLAMEKQRGDRRIGTTGRGIGPTYADKSQRSGIRVIDLLDEQRLRNRLEGPLKEKNELLAKIYGIEPLDGEAVIQEYLGYGERLSKHVVDCTRAIHSAAKARKNILFEGAQGTLLDLDHGTYPYVTSSNPVSGGACIGAGVGPTLIDRVIGVAKAYTTRVGEGPFPTELSGSLNDQLTERGGEFGTTTGRRRRCGWFDGVIGRYAVQVNGLDCLAITKLDVLDEMDEIQVCVAYELDGERIEYFPSSSDDFARCKPIFETMKGWQCSTEECRKLEDLPKAAMDYLRFLADLMEVPIAIVSLGASRDQTIVVEDPIHGPKRALLSA, encoded by the coding sequence GTGTCCTTGGCCAATGTTGTCGTCATCGGCGCTCAATGGGGTGACGAAGGAAAAGGAAAGATCACCGATCTCCTGAGCCGCTCCGCCGATGTGGTGGTGCGATATCAGGGGGGTGTGAATGCTGGGCACACGATCGTCGTTGACGGGCGTGTGCTCAAACTTCATCTCATCCCCTCCGGAATCCTTTACCCAGACACCATCTGTCTGATCGGACCGGGAACGGTGGTGGATCCCAAGGTGATGCTTGGCGAGCTGGACATGCTGCTCGCGAATGACATCGATATTTCAGGGCTTCAGCTGGCGTCGTCTGCCCACGTGACCATGCCGTACCACCGCCTTCTTGATCTGGCGATGGAAAAACAGCGTGGTGATCGCCGGATCGGCACCACGGGCCGAGGCATTGGCCCCACCTACGCCGACAAATCACAGCGCAGTGGAATCCGAGTGATCGATCTGCTCGATGAGCAGCGACTCCGCAACCGACTGGAAGGCCCACTCAAGGAAAAAAATGAGCTGCTAGCGAAGATTTACGGCATCGAACCTCTCGATGGAGAAGCCGTCATCCAGGAGTACTTGGGATACGGCGAACGGCTCTCTAAGCACGTTGTGGATTGCACGCGCGCGATCCACAGCGCAGCAAAAGCTCGTAAAAACATTCTGTTTGAAGGTGCCCAAGGCACGCTGTTGGACCTCGACCACGGCACATACCCGTACGTCACATCCTCCAATCCAGTTTCCGGTGGAGCCTGCATTGGTGCAGGCGTCGGTCCCACCCTTATCGACCGTGTCATTGGTGTTGCCAAGGCCTACACGACGCGGGTGGGGGAAGGACCATTCCCGACTGAGCTCAGCGGCAGCCTCAATGACCAGCTCACTGAACGTGGGGGTGAATTCGGTACCACCACCGGCCGCCGCCGCCGCTGCGGTTGGTTCGATGGGGTTATTGGCCGCTATGCCGTTCAAGTGAACGGTCTGGACTGTTTGGCGATCACCAAGCTCGATGTGCTCGACGAAATGGATGAGATCCAGGTGTGCGTGGCCTACGAACTCGACGGTGAACGAATCGAGTATTTCCCGAGCAGCTCCGATGATTTCGCCCGCTGCAAACCCATTTTTGAAACGATGAAGGGGTGGCAGTGTTCCACGGAAGAATGCCGAAAGCTTGAGGATCTACCGAAGGCAGCAATGGACTACCTGCGCTTTTTGGCTGATCTCATGGAGGTGCCGATCGCCATCGTCTCCCTTGGTGCGAGCCGAGATCAAACGATTGTGGTGGAAGATCCGATCCATGGTCCGAAGCGAGCCCTCCTAAGCGCTTAA
- a CDS encoding arsenate reductase family protein gives MAESLQVYSYNRCSTCRKALAWLVDQGIAHDVHDIVETPPSRKDLDAAHAFLGDRKLLFNTSGQSYRTLGSSVVKAMSDSEALAALAKDGKLIKRPFVKRSDGSFLVGFKPEVWASGLQD, from the coding sequence TTGGCTGAATCGCTTCAGGTTTACAGCTACAACCGCTGCAGTACCTGCCGAAAAGCGTTGGCTTGGCTTGTGGATCAAGGAATCGCCCACGATGTGCACGACATCGTGGAAACTCCTCCTTCTCGAAAGGATCTTGATGCTGCCCACGCCTTTTTGGGCGACAGGAAGTTGTTGTTCAATACCAGTGGTCAGAGCTACCGCACCCTTGGATCCTCTGTGGTGAAAGCCATGTCGGACTCTGAAGCCCTCGCTGCCTTAGCGAAAGACGGAAAGTTGATCAAACGACCGTTTGTGAAGCGGTCCGATGGATCTTTTCTGGTTGGCTTCAAACCGGAGGTTTGGGCGTCTGGTCTGCAGGACTGA
- a CDS encoding single-stranded DNA-binding protein: MNHCVLEVEVIDAPTVRYTQDNQTPIAEMSVRFDPLRDGDPPSELKVVGWGNLAQELQNRVQVGQRLLIEGRLRMNTVPRGDGMKEKRAEFTLARLHPVGTSPTSSSTAHSSPQGSPTPSGSARPERPTPKAAPAATPQRSEPEPTSWNAAPLVPDTDDIPF; encoded by the coding sequence ATGAACCATTGCGTGCTCGAGGTCGAGGTGATCGACGCACCGACGGTTCGATACACCCAAGACAATCAGACCCCCATTGCCGAGATGTCGGTTCGGTTCGATCCCCTGCGCGATGGAGATCCTCCGAGCGAGTTGAAGGTGGTGGGCTGGGGCAACCTGGCTCAGGAGTTGCAAAATCGCGTTCAGGTGGGCCAACGGCTTTTGATTGAAGGGCGTCTGCGCATGAACACCGTTCCGCGCGGCGATGGCATGAAGGAAAAACGTGCCGAGTTCACTCTGGCCCGCCTCCATCCGGTCGGTACGTCCCCCACCTCTTCATCAACAGCCCATTCGTCGCCACAAGGTTCGCCGACGCCAAGTGGCTCCGCCAGACCTGAGCGTCCGACCCCCAAAGCTGCGCCCGCTGCCACTCCACAACGAAGCGAACCTGAACCAACGAGCTGGAATGCAGCTCCGCTCGTTCCCGACACGGACGACATTCCGTTTTAA
- the psb27 gene encoding photosystem II protein Psb27: protein MLSALARLFKPLTKAAVALGLGLCLLLTACSGDPDARLTGNYADDTISVAQTILEVIDIPQDDPSHAQAENDARSLITDYVSRYRPQPRVNGLSSFTTMQTALNSLAGHYANYANRPLPEALHDRLAKELTKAQKAVVRGT, encoded by the coding sequence ATGCTCTCAGCACTGGCTCGCCTGTTCAAACCCCTCACGAAGGCAGCTGTCGCCCTTGGATTGGGTCTGTGTTTGCTGCTGACCGCTTGTAGTGGCGACCCAGATGCTCGGCTGACAGGCAACTACGCCGATGACACGATCTCGGTCGCCCAAACAATTCTCGAAGTGATCGATATCCCCCAGGACGATCCAAGCCATGCACAAGCGGAAAACGACGCACGGTCACTGATCACCGACTACGTGTCGCGTTATCGCCCCCAGCCACGCGTGAACGGTCTGAGCTCCTTCACAACGATGCAAACGGCGCTTAATTCCCTTGCAGGCCATTACGCCAATTATGCGAATCGCCCCCTCCCAGAGGCTTTGCATGATCGTCTAGCCAAGGAATTAACCAAGGCTCAAAAGGCAGTTGTTCGGGGAACTTGA
- a CDS encoding adenosine kinase → MASDVRFPKTCSLDVVGIGNAIVDVLVQTEDAFLTQHSLQKGGMALIDEKQAEALYTASGPGLETSGGSVANTMVGIAQLGGRAGFIGRVKNDQLGGIFSHDIRAVGARFDTPAATTGATTARCLIYVTPDAERTMCTFLGASTQLEPDDLDLSMVSDTKVLYLEGYLWDSPAAKRAFIAAAEACRAANGQVALSLSDGFCVDRHRDSFLDLVNGHVDVLFANEVEIKSLYQTDDFDTALESVRGSCSVIAITRGSQGSVVMSGDQRWNIGIVGLGDLIDTTGAGDLYAGGFLHGYTKGESLERCGKLGAICAGQIVTQLGARPQVSLQDLVSTHLS, encoded by the coding sequence ATGGCCTCCGACGTCCGATTTCCAAAAACTTGCAGTCTTGATGTCGTCGGCATCGGCAATGCCATCGTTGATGTGCTCGTTCAAACCGAGGACGCCTTTCTGACGCAGCACAGCCTGCAAAAAGGCGGCATGGCGCTCATCGACGAAAAACAGGCAGAAGCCCTGTACACAGCCAGTGGTCCTGGACTGGAGACCTCCGGTGGCTCGGTCGCCAACACGATGGTGGGAATCGCCCAACTGGGGGGGCGAGCAGGCTTCATCGGACGGGTTAAAAACGATCAACTGGGGGGCATTTTTAGCCACGACATTCGGGCCGTCGGCGCTCGTTTTGACACCCCAGCCGCCACCACTGGTGCCACAACGGCCCGTTGCCTCATCTATGTCACCCCTGATGCAGAGCGGACGATGTGCACCTTCCTTGGGGCCTCAACGCAGCTCGAACCAGACGATCTCGATCTCTCGATGGTGAGCGATACCAAAGTCCTCTACCTCGAGGGATATCTCTGGGATAGTCCCGCAGCGAAGCGCGCCTTTATCGCAGCCGCTGAGGCATGCCGTGCTGCTAATGGACAGGTCGCCTTGTCCCTCTCCGATGGCTTTTGCGTCGATCGTCACCGAGACAGCTTCCTCGACCTCGTGAATGGTCATGTCGATGTGCTGTTTGCCAACGAAGTTGAAATCAAGTCGCTGTACCAAACCGACGACTTCGATACGGCCCTAGAGAGCGTTCGCGGCAGTTGCAGCGTGATCGCGATCACCCGCGGCAGTCAAGGTTCTGTCGTCATGAGCGGTGACCAACGCTGGAACATTGGAATTGTGGGTCTCGGAGACCTCATCGACACCACCGGTGCCGGAGACCTCTATGCGGGCGGATTCCTGCACGGCTACACCAAAGGGGAGTCGCTCGAGCGCTGCGGCAAGCTCGGCGCCATTTGTGCAGGGCAGATCGTGACGCAATTGGGAGCGCGTCCTCAGGTGTCGCTTCAAGACCTGGTCAGTACCCATCTGAGCTGA
- a CDS encoding precorrin-6A/cobalt-precorrin-6A reductase, with amino-acid sequence MHDPPLDQPRVWLLAGTGDGPRLTRALLQRHCRVRVSVVTPAAAEAYRGLAVESMAIGALGGVEGIAEELKRQATLRWVVDATHPFATKISHDLAEVCFAAQQPLLRFERPWEEGHAATHLLENGADLSTMALSGQRLLLAVGGRHLAAIADSARLAGGDLFARAMPTRLGLRSALAAGLPPDHLAVVRPLEGATPGQLERALCRRWGITAVVCRQSGGMTERLWRRIAEEQSLTLLLLRRPPSPSGVDTVVGEAAFLKRIDHG; translated from the coding sequence ATGCACGACCCCCCTCTTGACCAGCCTCGTGTCTGGTTGCTGGCCGGAACCGGCGATGGTCCACGCCTTACCCGTGCCCTGCTTCAGCGCCATTGTCGGGTGCGGGTGAGTGTTGTAACCCCAGCAGCAGCGGAGGCTTATAGGGGGCTGGCGGTAGAAAGCATGGCCATTGGTGCCCTCGGGGGTGTGGAGGGGATCGCTGAAGAACTGAAGCGTCAAGCAACGCTCCGCTGGGTGGTGGATGCCACCCACCCGTTTGCAACCAAAATCAGCCACGACTTGGCTGAGGTGTGCTTCGCCGCGCAGCAACCGCTGTTGCGGTTTGAGCGCCCGTGGGAGGAGGGTCATGCTGCGACCCATCTGCTTGAAAATGGTGCAGATCTATCAACCATGGCACTCTCAGGCCAGCGACTGTTGTTAGCCGTTGGTGGACGTCATCTCGCTGCGATCGCGGACTCAGCTCGCTTGGCAGGAGGCGATCTTTTTGCCCGTGCCATGCCCACACGGTTGGGTTTGCGTTCGGCTTTGGCTGCTGGCTTGCCCCCTGATCACTTGGCGGTGGTGCGACCGTTGGAAGGGGCAACACCTGGACAGCTTGAGCGGGCGTTGTGCCGCCGTTGGGGGATTACGGCAGTGGTCTGTCGTCAGTCCGGTGGCATGACAGAACGCCTGTGGCGTCGGATTGCGGAAGAGCAGAGTTTGACCTTGTTGCTCCTCAGACGACCACCTTCACCATCGGGTGTGGACACCGTTGTTGGGGAAGCCGCCTTTTTGAAACGGATCGACCATGGCTGA
- a CDS encoding 2Fe-2S iron-sulfur cluster-binding protein yields MPTIRFEQEGEQVGCIEGANLRRASLDAGINPYKSLNNLNNCSGVGQCGTCVMEVVEGQENLSPRSDVEEVYLADRPANFRLSCRTTVFGDITVRTKPEEGVGRGSNSLVGAIKSLFGR; encoded by the coding sequence GTGCCCACCATCCGATTTGAGCAGGAAGGAGAACAGGTTGGGTGCATTGAGGGTGCAAATCTCCGCAGGGCGTCCTTGGACGCCGGAATTAATCCCTACAAGAGCCTCAATAACCTCAACAATTGCAGTGGTGTTGGCCAATGCGGCACCTGTGTCATGGAAGTGGTGGAGGGTCAAGAAAACCTGTCTCCCCGCAGCGACGTGGAAGAGGTTTACCTCGCCGATCGCCCCGCCAATTTCCGCCTCAGCTGCCGTACAACCGTGTTTGGTGACATCACGGTGCGCACCAAGCCTGAAGAGGGAGTCGGTCGCGGCTCGAACAGCCTTGTTGGTGCCATCAAGTCGTTGTTTGGCCGCTGA
- a CDS encoding inorganic diphosphatase, with protein MNLRHLPPSPSPGLINLLVEIPAGSRNKYEYCAKSGVMVLDRVLHASVRYPFDYGFIPNTLAEDGSPLDAMVIMAEPTFAGCLIRARPIGLLDMKDHGVYDGKILCVPDADPRQASISSIRQIGASRLEDVAEFFRTYRNLDGRVVTISGWRDVHAVQPLLDSCIEAAN; from the coding sequence ATGAATCTCCGCCATCTGCCCCCGTCTCCCTCACCAGGGTTGATCAACCTTCTCGTTGAAATTCCCGCGGGAAGTCGCAACAAGTATGAATATTGCGCCAAATCGGGAGTGATGGTTCTTGATCGGGTCTTGCACGCATCAGTGCGATATCCATTCGACTATGGATTTATCCCAAATACGTTGGCCGAAGACGGCTCTCCCCTCGACGCCATGGTGATCATGGCGGAGCCAACTTTTGCGGGATGTTTGATTCGGGCCCGCCCCATTGGGCTTCTTGATATGAAAGATCACGGTGTCTATGACGGCAAAATCCTGTGTGTGCCAGATGCCGACCCGCGACAAGCCTCCATCAGCAGCATTCGCCAGATCGGCGCATCACGGCTTGAAGACGTCGCTGAATTTTTCCGCACTTACCGCAATTTGGACGGACGAGTCGTGACGATTAGCGGTTGGCGGGACGTCCATGCCGTGCAGCCATTACTGGACTCCTGCATTGAGGCCGCGAATTGA
- a CDS encoding proline--tRNA ligase, translating into MRVSRLLLVTLRDVPAEAEIASHQLLLRGGYIRRVGSGIYGYLPLMWKVIQRITAIVRDELNKAGAQETLLPQLHPAELWQRSGRWQGYTAGEGIMFHLEDRQGRELGLGPTHEEVVTSLAGDLLQSYKQLPVNLYQVQTKFRDEIRPRFGLMRGREFIMKDAYSFHASEADLRNTYLDMDQAYRRIFERCGLAAVPVDADSGAIGGAASQEFMVTADAGEDLILLSDDGTYAANQEKAISVPSKAMDLDGAAMELISTPNETSIDVLCQSHGWHPSQLIKVLLFIARLDDGVEQPLLISLRGDQDLNEVKLINAVGRLTGQDILDCRPIQAEDLDKQGIDTIPLGFIGPDLNDAVLRSARSWTKQFLRCTDGTAAAMDRMICGANQTDQHRISVTWDDLGGTPKSLDLRKARAGEACVHNPEAHLIEKRGIEVGHIFQLGRKYSEAMDSRFTNEAGKTEHFWMGCYGIGISRLAQAAVEQHHDDAGICWPPAIAPYEAIVVVANMQDQTQAELGESLYEQLLAAGVDALFDDRKERAGVKFKDADLIGIPWRVVVGRDAGDGVVELVERANRGVQKLPHADALNELLSTLRP; encoded by the coding sequence ATGCGCGTCTCCCGCCTGTTGCTGGTGACGCTCAGGGATGTGCCAGCAGAAGCAGAGATTGCCTCGCACCAATTGCTCTTGCGTGGGGGCTACATCCGCAGGGTTGGTTCAGGTATCTACGGATACCTTCCATTGATGTGGAAAGTGATCCAGCGGATCACGGCCATCGTTCGAGACGAACTCAACAAAGCCGGAGCCCAAGAGACCCTTCTTCCTCAGCTTCATCCCGCAGAACTTTGGCAACGCAGTGGCCGATGGCAGGGCTACACCGCCGGGGAGGGAATCATGTTCCACCTTGAGGACCGACAAGGGCGAGAACTGGGGTTAGGACCCACCCACGAAGAAGTCGTGACCAGTCTCGCTGGGGACCTGTTGCAGTCCTACAAACAGCTGCCGGTCAACCTCTACCAGGTCCAAACCAAATTTCGGGATGAAATTCGCCCCCGTTTTGGGCTCATGCGTGGGCGCGAATTCATCATGAAAGACGCCTATTCGTTTCATGCCAGCGAGGCCGATCTCCGGAACACCTATCTGGACATGGATCAGGCCTATCGACGCATTTTTGAGCGCTGCGGCTTGGCAGCAGTACCCGTGGATGCCGACAGCGGCGCGATCGGTGGTGCAGCCTCTCAAGAGTTCATGGTCACCGCCGATGCAGGCGAAGACCTGATCTTGTTGAGTGACGACGGCACCTATGCCGCGAACCAAGAAAAGGCCATCTCGGTTCCTTCCAAGGCGATGGATCTCGATGGGGCTGCGATGGAGCTCATCAGCACACCAAACGAAACCAGCATCGACGTGCTTTGCCAGTCCCATGGCTGGCATCCCAGCCAACTCATCAAGGTTTTACTGTTCATAGCCCGCTTAGACGACGGCGTTGAACAGCCCCTTCTGATCAGCTTGCGGGGGGATCAAGACCTCAACGAGGTGAAATTGATTAATGCCGTGGGGCGCTTAACGGGGCAAGACATCCTCGACTGCCGTCCGATCCAAGCTGAAGACCTGGACAAACAAGGCATTGACACCATCCCACTCGGCTTTATCGGACCGGACTTGAACGACGCTGTATTGCGCTCAGCACGGAGCTGGACGAAACAATTTCTGCGTTGCACCGATGGCACAGCCGCAGCAATGGATCGCATGATCTGTGGGGCAAATCAAACCGATCAGCACCGCATCTCCGTCACCTGGGACGATCTCGGTGGCACGCCCAAAAGCCTCGACCTACGCAAGGCGCGCGCCGGTGAAGCCTGTGTTCATAACCCTGAGGCTCACCTGATCGAGAAGCGGGGTATCGAAGTGGGACACATTTTTCAACTGGGTCGGAAGTATTCCGAGGCCATGGATAGCCGCTTCACCAACGAAGCCGGTAAGACCGAACACTTTTGGATGGGCTGCTACGGCATTGGAATTTCACGGCTAGCCCAAGCAGCCGTTGAACAACACCACGACGACGCAGGTATCTGTTGGCCTCCGGCCATTGCCCCCTACGAAGCGATCGTTGTGGTGGCCAATATGCAGGACCAAACCCAGGCCGAACTGGGCGAGTCGCTCTATGAGCAACTGCTTGCAGCTGGGGTGGATGCACTGTTCGATGACCGCAAGGAACGGGCCGGTGTGAAGTTCAAAGACGCCGATCTCATCGGTATTCCCTGGCGCGTTGTTGTGGGTCGTGATGCAGGCGACGGGGTCGTTGAATTGGTCGAGCGCGCCAACCGTGGGGTGCAGAAGCTGCCCCATGCAGATGCTCTGAATGAACTGCTGAGCACACTGCGCCCTTAA